The genomic DNA GGTATTATAATCGTGTATTTTGTAACTGTCAAGTTTTTCTTGTGGGTTATATGAAAACAGTTATCATCGAATATTATAACAGCCACCACCGCAAGTTCATCACGTTCTTTCGCGGTGACGAGGATCTCGCCCGGGAGTTCATGACGCTTCACGGGCGCCTGCATCGCGTATACCGGATATCTATGGAGGAAGAGAATGGCACGCCGGCGCAAGGAGAAGCCGCAGCTGCAGTTTGATTTCATGATATTCCCGGAAGGCTGCCGTAGAGCTTGCGATGTGCCTTTTGAGGAATGCAGTAAATGTGGTCTGGATACTATGGACCATACGGTAGATCTTAGTTTTCAGGATAAGAATTATATGTTGCAGTACGGCCAGCAGGCTTTTTGCCAGGTGTGCCTGAAGGATTACGAGCGGCTGCACCCGGGCACGATAGCAAAAATGAGGCAGAGGGAGGGTCAATGCCAACCGGTATAAATAAGACAAAAATCGAGTGGTGCGACTACACCTGGAACCCGATCACGGGTTGCCTTAAGCGCTGCCCTTATTGCTACGCCATGCGCATAGCGGAGCGCTTCCGCGGCACACCCGCCTTTCCAGACGGCTTCGACCCAACGATCCACCGCGACAGGCTGAAATCGCCCTTTTATCTCAAAAAGAAAGGTCAAAAGATATTCGTGTGCTCCATGGGCGAGCTCTTTATGGATAATCATGAAACTTGGACCAGTGACGTATTAGATACTATTACCAAGTGTGACAATCAGACGTTTATTACCCTTACAAAGCAGTCGAGCAATCTCTGGCAATGGTCGCCCTTCCCTAAAAACTGCTGGGTCGGGGTCAGCGCTACATGCGAGAATGACGTAGTGAACGCCTGCAGGGACCTGTGCCACGCGCAGGCACCCGTTAAGTTCCTTTCCATTGAGCCTTTGCTCAGGTGGGATAAACATGGGCGAATGGAATGGTTTAGATCAGCCATGGCGCTGGGCCGGATCAAGTGGATAATCGTCGGGTCCCGGACCAACCCTTATCGCCCGCCGGCGCGGGAGGCCGTCGACGAGATAGTGCGCGGCGCTGATGAGTGCGGCGTGCGAGTCTTCTTAAAGAATAATCTGCAGACGCTCTACCCGGGCGAAAAGCTGAGGCAGGAGTGGCCTGATGAATAAACTTAAATTACCGCCAGTCAGACTGAGATTCCTAGAAAAGACTTATCCTCTGGCTAAATTAGATCCAAAGACTCATGAATTGAGAAAAGATGGGGTGCTCGAGGTTTGGAAGTTGGAAGACGGAAGATATATGGCAGAGGTAAGACATGACTGATTTTGAGAAGATAATCAAGATTACCAGGATGGCGAAGGAAGATGCGCGAAGAACCCAAGAGAATTCTAAGGAGCTTGCAGAAAAACTAGGTGAAAAGTCAATATTAGCTACAGTTGCCGGATTAGGTATGGTATTTGTACATATACAAGATATTGGAGAAATATTCCCTGATGTTAGGCAATACGTAATTGCCGCCAAGTGGTATAACACCGTATTCCAAATGAGAATGGAGCGCTAATGGCGCTGACTAAAACTCAAAAAGAGAATATGCTGCAGAAGTATGCGGACTCCCTCTCCAGCGACGAGCATACAAAAGGCCTTTTGGTGGGTTTTTGCCGCGACTTCCTGGATAAGATCAAGTATCGCGATCCGAACCGGGCCGCAGTCATGGCCTACAT from Dehalococcoidales bacterium includes the following:
- a CDS encoding DUF5131 family protein yields the protein MPTGINKTKIEWCDYTWNPITGCLKRCPYCYAMRIAERFRGTPAFPDGFDPTIHRDRLKSPFYLKKKGQKIFVCSMGELFMDNHETWTSDVLDTITKCDNQTFITLTKQSSNLWQWSPFPKNCWVGVSATCENDVVNACRDLCHAQAPVKFLSIEPLLRWDKHGRMEWFRSAMALGRIKWIIVGSRTNPYRPPAREAVDEIVRGADECGVRVFLKNNLQTLYPGEKLRQEWPDE